One Cucurbita pepo subsp. pepo cultivar mu-cu-16 chromosome LG20, ASM280686v2, whole genome shotgun sequence genomic window carries:
- the LOC111783016 gene encoding WUSCHEL-related homeobox 1-like, with protein MWMMGYNDAGDLSDSFTPRRLRPLLPRPLSSLSSTAPVNPPFNLIHTNDFFSQFHHMATVTDQTKRELNNAPPPVVVSSRWNPTPEQLRVLEELYRRGTRTPSADQIQHITAQLRRYGKIEGKNVFYWFQNHKARERQKRRRQMESAITADHSTREAGILERKDSGSGRTVYEEQTKNWAPSSNCTTLPEESATIQPPPTPCTTQHGWVQFQDFLRNNNNNTNNNNAPSSSSLHFMHSPPTTALDGGGAQLMMNTALIPTTTAAASTVTTIMHSKSHSNIGGFAPNGVEELEESEEAETLQLFPLCSESRNGEISEGKNGFETVGSSANMTPLQFFEFLPLKN; from the exons ATGTGGATGATGGGTTACAATGACGCCGGAGATTTGAGCGATTCCTTCACTCCTCGCCGCCTTAGGCCTCTCCTTCCTCGccctctctcttctctttcctccACCGCCCCCGTTAATCCTCCTTTCAACCTTATCCACACCAACGATTTCTTCTCCCAATTTCACCACATGG CCACCGTGACTGATCAGACCAAGAGAGAGTTGAACAACGCGCCACCGCCCGTCGTGGTTAGCTCGCGGTGGAACCCTACGCCGGAGCAGTTGAGAGTGTTGGAAGAATTGTATCGGCGGGGGACTCGAACTCCCTCCGCCGATCAAATTCAACATATCACTGCTCAGCTTCGTCGGTATGGTAAGATTGAAGGTAAGAATGTGTTCTATTGGTTTCAGAATCATAAAGCTAGAGAACGCCAGAAACGACGTCGTCAGATGGAATCCGCCATCACCGCCGACCACTCCACTCGCGAAGCCGGAATCCTTGAAAGGAAAGATTCAG GGTCGGGTAGGACAGTGTATGAAGAACAGACCAAAAACTGGGCACCCTCTTCCAACTGCACTACACTTCCGGAG GAATCTGCTACCATTCAACCACCGCCAACCCCTTGCACCACACAACATGGATGGGTCCAATTCCAAGACTTCCTTcgaaacaacaacaacaacaccaacaacaacaacgcaccctcctcctcctccttgcACTTCATGCATTCTCCCCCCACCACCGCTCTCGACGGCGGAGGAGCCCAGCTCATGATGAACACAGCCCTCAtccccaccaccaccgccgccgcctccaCAGTTACAACAATAATGCACTCAAAATCTCATTCTAATATTGGAGGCTTTGCACCAAATGGGGTGGAGGAATTGGAGGAATCAGAAGAAGCTGAAACCCTTCAACTTTTTCCTTTGTGCAGTGAGTCACGGAATGGTGAGATTAGTGAAGGGAAAAATGGGTTTGAAACGGTGGGAAGTTCAGCTAATATGACTCCACTTCAGTTCTTTGAATTCCTTCCATTGAAGAACTGA
- the LOC111783013 gene encoding thaumatin-like protein encodes MMVYLRSLVVLTLYTLLTSYNSVFVSATTITFYNKCPHPVWPGIQPSAGKPLLARGGFKLPPNKGYSLRLPALWSGRFWGRHGCAFDASGRGKCATGDCGGALYCNGIGGAPPATLAEITLGNDQDFYDVSLVDGYNLAMSITPSKGSGKCSYAGCVSDLNMICPVGLQVRSHDDHRVVACKSACSAFNSPRYCCTGRFGNPQSCKPTAYSKIFKTACPKAYSYAYDDPTSIATCTGGNYLVTFCPHHS; translated from the exons ATGATGGTTTATCTGAGATCTCTTGTGGTTCTCACTCTCTACACCCTCTTGACTTCCTACAATTCAG TTTTCGTCTCTGCAACTACAATAACATTCTACAACAAATGCCCTCATCCAGTTTGGCCTGGCATTCAGCCCAGTGCTGGCAAGCCCTTGTTGGCTCGCGGAGGCTTCAAGCTCCCACCCAACAAGGGCTACTCTCTACGCCTTCCAGCCCTGTGGTCTGGCCGTTTCTGGGGCCGCCATGGCTGTGCTTTCGACGCATCTGGCAGAGGCAAGTGCGCTACAGGGGATTGTGGTGGTGCCCTCTACTGCAATGGCATTGGAGGTGCCCCACCAGCCACTCTTGCTGAGATTACACTTGGAAATGACCAAGATTTCTATGATGTGAGCCTTGTTGATGGCTACAATCTGGCTATGTCCATTACCCCGTCTAAAGGCTCCGGGAAATGTAGCTATGCTGGGTGTGTGAGTGACCTTAACATGATCTGTCCTGTGGGCTTACAAGTTAGATCTCACGATGACCACAGAGTGGTGGCCTGCAAAAGTGCTTGCTCTGCATTCAATTCTCCAAGGTATTGCTGCACAGGCAGGTTTGGTAATCCGCAGTCCTGCAAGCCAACCGCATATTCCAAGATCTTCAAGACCGCTTGTCCTAAGGCTTACTCTTATGCTTATGATGATCCCACTAGCATTGCAACTTGCACTGGTGGCAACTATTTGGTTACTTTTTGCCCTCATCACAGTTAG
- the LOC111783042 gene encoding tubulin beta chain-like, with protein sequence MREILHIQGGQCGNQIGSKFWEVVCDEHGIDPTGRYAGHSELQLERASVYYNEASGGRYVPRAVLMDLEPGTMDSVRTGPYGQIFRPDNFVFGQSGAGNNWAKGHYTEGAELIDSVLDVVRKEAENCDSLQGFQVCHSLGGGTGSGMGTLLISKIREEYPDRMMMTFSVFPSPKVSDTVVEPYNATLSVHQLVENADECMVLDNEALYDICFRTLKLTTPSFGDLNHLISATMSGVTCCLRFPGQLNSDLRKLAVNLVPFPRLHFFMVGFAPLTSRGSQQYITLTVSELTQQMWDAKNMMCAADPRHGRYLTASAMFRGKMSTKEVDEQMMNVQNKNSSYFVEWIPNNVKSSVCDIPPKGFPLASTFVGNSTSIQEMFRRVSEQFTAMFRRKAFLHWYTGEGMDEMEFSEAESNMNDLVAEYQQYQDATADEDIDYGDDDAGDAEN encoded by the exons ATGCGTGAGATTCTTCATATTCAAGGAGGGCAATGCGGGAACCAAATCGGGTCGAAGTTCTGGGAAGTGGTTTGCGACGAGCATGGGATCGACCCGACTGGGCGCTACGCCGGACATTCAGAACTCCAGCTGGAGAGAGCGAGTGTGTATTATAATGAAGCGAGCGGGGGAAGGTACGTTCCGAGGGCGGTGCTGATGGACCTCGAACCGGGAACCATGGACTCCGTTAGGACCGGGCCGTACGGCCAGATTTTCCGACCAGACAACTTCGTGTTCGGCCAATCCGGCGCCGGCAACAATTGGGCTAAAGGCCATTACACAGAAGGTGCAGAACTTATTGATTCAGTGCTCGATGTTGTCAGGAAAGAGGCTGAGAATTGTGATTCTCTTCAGG GGTTTCAAGTGTGTCACTCACTTGGAGGAGGAACAGGATCTGGAATGGGGACTCTTCTGATCTCCAAGATTAGGGAAGAATATCCGGATAGAATGATGATGACTTTCTCAGTGTTTCCATCTCCAAAGGTGTCAGACACTGTTGTGGAGCCATATAATGCTACTCTTTCAGTGCATCAGCTGGTAGAGAATGCTGATGAATGTATGGTACTTGACAATGAAGCACTCTATGATATCTGTTTTAGGACCCTCAAGCTCACCACTCCAAGTT TCGGGGACTTGAACCATCTAATTTCAGCAACAATGAGTGGAGTTACCTGCTGCTTGAGATTCCCTGGCCAGCTGAATTCCGACCTCCGAAAACTAGCTGTGAACTTAGTCCCTTTCCCACGGCTTCACTTTTTCATGGTTGGATTTGCACCTTTGACCTCTCGTGGATCGCAGCAGTACATAACGCTGACTGTTTCCGAACTGACACAACAAATGTGGGATGCCAAGAACATGATGTGTGCAGCGGATCCACGCCATGGTAGATATCTTACGGCGTCTGCCATGTTTCGAGGTAAAATGAGTACGAAAGAAGTAGACGAGCAGATGATGAACGTGCAGAACAAAAACTCTTCGTATTTTGTAGAATGGATTCCGAACAATGTGAAATCTAGTGTTTGTGACATTCCACCAAAAGGGTTCCCATTGGCTTCCACTTTTGTTGGAAACTCAACTTCAATACAGGAGATGTTTAGAAGAGTGAGTGAGCAGTTCACGGCCATGTTTAGAAGGAAGGCCTTCTTGCATTGGTATACAGGAGAGGGAATGGATGAGATGGAGTTTTCTGAAGCAGAAAGCAACATGAATGATCTTGTTGCTGAGTATCAACAGTATCAAGATGCCACTGCTGATGAAGACATTGACTATGGAGATGATGATGCTGGGGACGCCGAAAATTGA